The nucleotide window TATTTACAACAAAGACAGATGATGATGGATTATCCTTCAAATTACTTGGTCTGTATTTTCCAGCCCGCTCTATACTTTGACATTGATAATCAAAGATACTAGTAAATATTTTCCTAAGAATATATATTTCATCGGTCTGACCTTCTACAATAAACAATACTTTGCCAATTTTTTTATTCTTATTAATGACAATATCCTTATTCATTTACATACTCCGGCATTCCGCCAAAACAACCACTATTGTACATTTTCTCAATATTTTGAGCTTCTCTTGGCTTTTCATTAGAAAACTTATTTATATAACTACCTTCTTTTCCCTTGAAGTCTACAGCGTATTCCTGATCAGGTCTAAAAATCGTATTGGATAACAGGTTAGTAGAATGCGAAACTAGAAAAATTTGGGAATCAAGCGAGTTTTTCATAAAATACTTAACTAGCAATTCCTCTAACTCATTATGAAATGCACTGCTAAACTCATCAATTATTAACATTCCACCTTCTTTAACAACGTGAAAAAAAGCAGGCAACATACTTAACAAATTTATATTTCCTAAAGATTCCATACTCACAGGTATAGGCTCTCCTATATTGTTTCTCTTAAAGAATACTTTTTTCTCCCCTTCAGTATCAATCTCAACTAAATTACCTTTGCATCTATCTGTGTACTCTATAAAGTAATTAAATCCATTACTTTTAAAGAATTCATTAATTAATGTATCCCCATTTTCTTTCAGATATTTATTTATTTCTAAGGCACTATTTGAATTAATCAATGTTCTAGTAGCCGCATCAATATATACAGAATTACTTAAAAATTTAAACCATTTCTGCAATATTTCATTTCCATAGAATTTAGTATTAAAATAAATAGTTCTTAGTAATAGGATACTATTATCTAAATCATTAAATGTAGTTACTTCAGATATTTGACTTTTACCACTATTGCCTATTCTATCAAGCACTAGATCTTCATTTAATAATAATTTTTCTATTAATATCTTCTTTTTAACGTCAAATTCAATTGCATACTTAATGCTATCGCTGTCAATTTTAAATTCATATGTCAGCTTAATTATATTTTCCTCACTAAATAAACATTTATACTGACCAATAGATATCCACTTCTCTCTAAATAATAAGTCAAGTAATGTTCTTAAAGCTAGAATAATACTTGTTTTACCAGTAGCATTTCCCCCTACAAAAATAGCTCCTTTTAAAATTTCGTTTTCGTTTACATTTCGTTTGTTTAAAATTTTATAATTACTACTACTCAAATCTATAATAGTTTCATTTTTAAAGGATTTAAAATTTTCTATTGTCATCTTTTTTAACATTACCATCAACTCCTTTTACTATATTATATACTAAAACGAAAAAAAAATACACCTTATATTTTAGAAGTGTAATTTTTTTTCACTGTTTGTAATTCTGGTTATTATGAATTAAAAACTGATTTGTTTGATAGGGCACATGTTGTTAAGAAGAACTATAATAATTAGTATTTAGAAATAATGAGTGAAACTTAATCAATAAGAAATAGTGGGAACTAAGTTCCCACTATCTCAGTTTATTATGATAGCTTAATAAAAAGGATATCGCTACTTAAAAGAGTTATAATCAAATAGTAATCAAAATTTTTTAGGAGGACTATATGAGAATACAAAAGAAAAGACCTAAAACCTGGCTA belongs to Tissierellales bacterium and includes:
- a CDS encoding ATP-binding protein, producing MLKKMTIENFKSFKNETIIDLSSSNYKILNKRNVNENEILKGAIFVGGNATGKTSIILALRTLLDLLFREKWISIGQYKCLFSEENIIKLTYEFKIDSDSIKYAIEFDVKKKILIEKLLLNEDLVLDRIGNSGKSQISEVTTFNDLDNSILLLRTIYFNTKFYGNEILQKWFKFLSNSVYIDAATRTLINSNSALEINKYLKENGDTLINEFFKSNGFNYFIEYTDRCKGNLVEIDTEGEKKVFFKRNNIGEPIPVSMESLGNINLLSMLPAFFHVVKEGGMLIIDEFSSAFHNELEELLVKYFMKNSLDSQIFLVSHSTNLLSNTIFRPDQEYAVDFKGKEGSYINKFSNEKPREAQNIEKMYNSGCFGGMPEYVNE